One region of Eriocheir sinensis breed Jianghai 21 unplaced genomic scaffold, ASM2467909v1 Scaffold889, whole genome shotgun sequence genomic DNA includes:
- the LOC126994828 gene encoding uncharacterized protein LOC126994828: protein MEYTGPATLTQLEMDLALSDDDESMAHVNAERHWPPLDHHQAAATSSTPTSPSQSHAPLTAVANKRRVDSSSDTSTDSLNPPALKTLKHNEMHPAHQSPTLLSPAGQPSPSDTREAAAALPPAKGPPHPSLGPLTPSSLPPPPPSTPAPVQPAFAPRADYAKLVFPGNPSVETKLRWLSELNKVFQLDRCLAEVKMSAVTSRFVYISRKREDIIGRVVAGEFLSLKLDMQDSPERPRKYPSYLVTRYPVGVAPSLAKELIGVHSTRRFHVNGEPINRIVATWSLPSPPPSSVEFSFLPFLPACELRRLENDKPTCYRCWGIGHISRYCSSSKKCAWCAQAHDTRTCSHSAPPPPPSSASSATNESPMQSVPDTAHWECPRCHEKGVNVWHGCAKRRVSPASPPAPPPPLVRSAPAAATSASASTAHHAQVAALRDAVSSLTSKVNSVTARIDSLESRLDELATKFTAAEAKLDTLVDAHTSLIANVTSLTERVGTLVDTVERLTDEKAQPPPPSRGAQRSAARLTTPTIHGSRHPKSRPQ, encoded by the coding sequence ATGGAGTATACGGGACCTGCGACGCTGACCCAGCTAGAAATGGACCTTGCTCTCAGTGACGACGACGAGAGTATGGCCCATGTCAACGCCGAACGTCACTGGCCACCCTTAGACCACCATCAGGCTGCCGCTACGTCATCCACCCCCACGAGCCCGAGCCAATCTCACGCCCCTCTTACTGCCGTCGCCAATAAGCGCCGTGTCGACTCCTCGTCCGACACCAGTACCGACTCACTGAACCCCCCAGCCCTCAAGACTCTGAAACACAACGAGATGCACCCTGCGCATCAGTCACCTACCTTACTATCGCCTGCAGGTCAACCATCCCCTTCTGACACGCGCGAGGCGGCCGCTGCACTCCCCCCTGCTAAGGGCCCGCCACACCCATCCCTTGGCCCCTTAACCCCTTCTTCCCTGCCGCCACCACCTCCCAGTACACCTGCCCCTGTCCAACCAGCGTTTGCGCCGCGAGCAGACTATGCAAAGCTCGTTTTCCCAGGCAACCCGTCGGTGGAAACGAAACTACGGTGGTTGTCAGAACTCAACAAAGTCTTCCAGTTAGATCGTTGTCTGGCTGAGGTGAAAATGTCTGCTGTGACGTCGCGCTTCGTCTACATCTCAAGGAAGCGCGAGGACATCATAGGGCGAGTCGTGGCTGGAGAGTTTCTGTCCCTAAAGCTTGACATGCAGGACTCCCCTGAAAGGCCAAGGAAATATCCTAGCTACCTTGTCACAAGGTATCCGGTTGGAGTCGCACCATCGCTGGCCAAGGAACTGATCGGAGTCCATTCTACTCGACGATTCCATGTAAATGGGGAGCCCATCAACCGTATCGTGGCCACCTGGAgtctgccttcccctcctccgtccTCCGTTGAGTTCAgttttttacccttccttcctgcctgtgaGCTTCGCAGACTGGAAAATGATAAACCAACGTGTTACAGATGCTGGGGGATTGGCCATATCTCCCGCTACTGCTCTTCATCCAAGAAATGTGCTTGGTGTGCTCAAGCCCACGATACGCGCACCTGCTCTCACAGTGCCCCCCCGCCGCCACCCTCTTCTGCGTCATCAGCCACCAATGAGTCACCCATGCAGTCCGTGCCCGACACCGCTCACTGGGAATGTCCTCGGTGCCATGAAAAGGGGGTGAATGTGTGGCATGGATGTGCGAAGCGCCGAGTcagccctgcctcccctcccgctcCCCCGCCACCGTTGGTCCGCTCTGCTCCCGCTGCTGCTACAAGCGCCTCAGCCTCGACCGCACACCATGCCCAAGTTGCTGCCCTTCGTGACGCCGTGTCCTCCCTTACATCGAAAGTTAACAGCGTAACAGCGCGGATTGATTCCCTCGAGTCTCGACTGGATGAACTGGCAACTAAATTCACCGCCGCAGAAGCCAAGCTCGACACACTTGTTGATGCCCACACGAGCCTGATCGCCAACGTCACCTCCCTCACCGAGAGGGTCGGCACACTCGTTGATACCGTAGAGAGACTGACCGATGAGAAggcgcagcctcctcctccttcacgtggAGCACAGCGCTCTGCGGCACGCCTGACCACCCCCACCATACATGGTTCCCGACATCCTAAGAGTAGACCTCAATAG